A region from the Lolium perenne isolate Kyuss_39 chromosome 4, Kyuss_2.0, whole genome shotgun sequence genome encodes:
- the LOC127292260 gene encoding uncharacterized protein: MERLAGWKNSISASLSNWGKTNDEESSLRIPLLGEVPPASEASKRENLLLLQIFALGASLTLLPYMGKEGLLKDPSFPDAYRWWVNVVFPTWWLVVCLGVPCSVWGRWWIEIKYARLSTHLAMLGITLQVIMFSHWMLATEATTVRLCLLLAASGLFFLFWLRCRRHVMELAGADFDSRSK, encoded by the exons ATGGAACGGCTCGCCGGGTGGAAGAACAGCATCTCTGCATCCTTGTCGAACTGGGGAAAGACAAACGACGAGGAATCTTCTCTTAGGATACCTTTGCTGGGCGAAGTGCCTCCTGCTTCTGAG GCAAGCAAACGCGAGAATTTGCTGCTGCTGCAAATATTCGCTCTGGGTGCCTCCTTAACTTTGCTACCATATATGGGGAAAGAGGGATTGCTAAAGGATCCGTCTTTTCCAGATGCTTACCGTTGGTGGGTAAATGTTGTGTTCCCTACTTGGTGGCTTGTGGTCTGTTTGGGCGTGCCTTGCAGTGTATGGGGGAGGTGGTGGATTGAGATCAAGTATGCTCGCTTGTCAACTCATCTGGCAATGCTCG GAATTACCCTTCAAGTTATCATGTTCTCTCATTGGATGCTTGCTACTGAGGCTACGACCGTGAGATTATGCCTTTTGCTAGCTGCTTCGGGGTTGTTTTTTCTTTTCTGGTTACGG TGCAGGAGACATGTGATGGAGCTTGCGGGAGCTGATTTTGATTCTCGTTCAAAGTGA